One Hypanus sabinus isolate sHypSab1 chromosome 4, sHypSab1.hap1, whole genome shotgun sequence genomic region harbors:
- the LOC132392791 gene encoding hyccin 2-like isoform X2 — MLDSDRGVVEDWLSQFKTVPETQISTYAATLHQNNTIVPALYKVIQDPSNELLEPVCHQLFELYRSSEVKLKRFTLQFLPELIWGYLRITSSRERHCNGCIEALLLGIYNLIVDRDGNNKVLSFTIPSLSKPSVYHEPSSIGSMALTEGALSQHDLIRVVYSDLHPQRENFTAQNRFEVLSFLMLCYNSAVVCMPKSSYRSLCSVCSRLCISGFPRQRQKMWNETCGRVMLDPEFMVQMLTAVYHTIYNGEWEMGQEALEDLLYRAQLELYSQPLLVANAMKSSLPFDAPDISKVGRKCLQVEVTPTVPRISRTAITTASIRRHRWKRENLNAASGGEEPIHVTDADEGFSSGASSSSQPSGSKSSSLKKGPSSLLNRDRDQAEGTRKLLAARSATDNVELTPVKKHLLTTSGSPVSKAGAVGLVRTASTSSTRSFDRVNGSQALDGSSNLAISNTNRFSTISLQEERLGQDSEAKELLSPGAPLTKQSRSPSFNMQLISQV, encoded by the exons ATGCTGGACTCTGACAGAGGGGTTGTGGAGGACTGGCTCTCCCAATTCAAG ACTGTCCCTGAAACTCAGATATCCACTTATGCAGCAACCCTCCACCAGAACAATACAATAGTGCCAGCTCTGTACAAAGTCATCCAGGACCCCAGCAATGAG TTATTGGAACCTGTCTGTCATCAGCTATTTGAGTTGTATCGGAGCTCTGAGGTGAAACTAAAGAGGTTTACACTCCAGTTTTTGCCTGAACTGATCTGGGGATATTTGCGCATCACATCAAGCAGAGAGAGACATTGCAATGGCTGCATTGAAGCTTTGCTACTTGGTATCTACAATCTG ATAGTGGATAGAGATGGAAACAATAAGGTCCTGTCTTTTACAATCCCGTCACTGTCCAAGCCATCAGTATATCATGAG CCTTCAAGCATAGGCTCCATGGCCCTGACTGAAGGAGCACTTAGTCAGCATGACCTAATCCGAGTGGTGTATAGTGACCTTCACCCACAGAGGGAAAACTTTACCGCACAGAACAG GTTTGAAGTGCTAAGTTTCCTTATGTTGTGCTATAATTCTGCAGTGGTCTGCATGCCTAAATCCTCCTACCGCTCCCTCTGCAGTGTGTGCTCAAG GTTATGCATTTCTGGGTTTCCACGACAAAGGCAGAAGATGTGGAATGAGACTTGTGGTCGGGTAATGCTGGATCCAGAGTTTATGGTGCAGATGTTGACAGCTGTTTATCATACCAT ATACAACGGAGAGTGGGAGATGGGCCAGGAAGCACTGGAGGACCTCTTGTACAGGGCACAGTTAGAACTGTACTCTCAACCGCTGTTG GTGGCTAATGCAATGAAGAGCTCATTGCCTTTCGACGCTCCCGACATTTCTAAAGTGGGTCGGAAGTGCCTGCAGGTAGAGGTTACACCAACAGTACCCAGGATATCCCGCACTGCCATCACCACTGCGTCCATACGAAGGCATCGCTGGAAGAGAGAAA ATCTGAATGCTGCAAGCGGAGGAGAGGAGCCCATACACGTCACTGACGCAGACGAGGGATTCTCATCGGGGGCATCTAGTAGCAGCCAGCCGAGTGGGTCCAAGAGTAGCAGTCTGAAGAAAGGCCCCAGCAGCTTATTAAACCGGGATAGAGATCAGGCGGAAGGGACTCGCAAGCTCCTGGCAGCCCGCTCTGCCACTGACAACGTGGAGCTGACTCCTGTGAAGAAGCACCTGCTGACCACAAGTGGTTCGCCGGTATCCAAGGCAGGAGCTGTTGGCTTGGTGCGGACGgccagcacctcctccaccagatccTTTGACCGGGTTAACGGGAGCCAGGCCTTGGATGGGAGCTCCAATCTGGCCATCAGCAACACTAACAGGTTTTCGACCATCAGCCTCCAGGAAGAGAGGCTGGGCCAAGACAGCGAGGCTAAGGAGCTGCTTTCCCCAGGAGCTCCACTAACCAAACAGTCCCGATCGCCCAGCTTTAACATGCAGCTCATTTCCCAGGTATAG
- the LOC132392791 gene encoding hyccin 2-like isoform X3 — MLDSDRGVVEDWLSQFKTVPETQISTYAATLHQNNTIVPALYKVIQDPSNELLEPVCHQLFELYRSSEVKLKRFTLQFLPELIWGYLRITSSRERHCNGCIEALLLGIYNLEIVDRDGNNKVLSFTIPSLSKPSVYHEPSSIGSMALTEGALSQHDLIRVVYSDLHPQRENFTAQNRFEVLSFLMLCYNSAVVCMPKSSYRSLCSVCSRLCISGFPRQRQKMWNETCGRVMLDPEFMVQMLTAVYHTIYNGEWEMGQEALEDLLYRAQLELYSQPLLVANAMKSSLPFDAPDISKVGRKCLQVEVTPTVPRISRTAITTASIRRHRWKRENCIDLTFDAESSDPTSLICDSSELAGQRERNGEGMPVSPRHSQQEPASVATAEDLNAASGGEEPIHVTDADEGFSSGASSSSQPSGSKSSSLKKGPSSLLNRDRDQAEGTRKLLAARSATDNVELTPVKKHLLTTSGSPVSKAGAVGLVRTASTSSTRSFDRVNGSQALDGSSNLAISNTNRFSTISLQEERLGQDSEAKELLSPGAPLTKQSRSPSFNMQLISQV, encoded by the exons ATGCTGGACTCTGACAGAGGGGTTGTGGAGGACTGGCTCTCCCAATTCAAG ACTGTCCCTGAAACTCAGATATCCACTTATGCAGCAACCCTCCACCAGAACAATACAATAGTGCCAGCTCTGTACAAAGTCATCCAGGACCCCAGCAATGAG TTATTGGAACCTGTCTGTCATCAGCTATTTGAGTTGTATCGGAGCTCTGAGGTGAAACTAAAGAGGTTTACACTCCAGTTTTTGCCTGAACTGATCTGGGGATATTTGCGCATCACATCAAGCAGAGAGAGACATTGCAATGGCTGCATTGAAGCTTTGCTACTTGGTATCTACAATCTG GAGATAGTGGATAGAGATGGAAACAATAAGGTCCTGTCTTTTACAATCCCGTCACTGTCCAAGCCATCAGTATATCATGAG CCTTCAAGCATAGGCTCCATGGCCCTGACTGAAGGAGCACTTAGTCAGCATGACCTAATCCGAGTGGTGTATAGTGACCTTCACCCACAGAGGGAAAACTTTACCGCACAGAACAG GTTTGAAGTGCTAAGTTTCCTTATGTTGTGCTATAATTCTGCAGTGGTCTGCATGCCTAAATCCTCCTACCGCTCCCTCTGCAGTGTGTGCTCAAG GTTATGCATTTCTGGGTTTCCACGACAAAGGCAGAAGATGTGGAATGAGACTTGTGGTCGGGTAATGCTGGATCCAGAGTTTATGGTGCAGATGTTGACAGCTGTTTATCATACCAT ATACAACGGAGAGTGGGAGATGGGCCAGGAAGCACTGGAGGACCTCTTGTACAGGGCACAGTTAGAACTGTACTCTCAACCGCTGTTG GTGGCTAATGCAATGAAGAGCTCATTGCCTTTCGACGCTCCCGACATTTCTAAAGTGGGTCGGAAGTGCCTGCAGGTAGAGGTTACACCAACAGTACCCAGGATATCCCGCACTGCCATCACCACTGCGTCCATACGAAGGCATCGCTGGAAGAGAGAAA ATTGTATTGACCTCACATTTGATGCTGAGTCAAGCGACCCCACCTCCCTAATCTGTGACTCGTCTGAATTGGCCGGACAGCGTGAGAGGAATGGGGAGGGGATGCCAGTGTCCCCCAGACACAGTCAGCAGGAACCAGCATCTGTGGCAACGGCAGAGG ATCTGAATGCTGCAAGCGGAGGAGAGGAGCCCATACACGTCACTGACGCAGACGAGGGATTCTCATCGGGGGCATCTAGTAGCAGCCAGCCGAGTGGGTCCAAGAGTAGCAGTCTGAAGAAAGGCCCCAGCAGCTTATTAAACCGGGATAGAGATCAGGCGGAAGGGACTCGCAAGCTCCTGGCAGCCCGCTCTGCCACTGACAACGTGGAGCTGACTCCTGTGAAGAAGCACCTGCTGACCACAAGTGGTTCGCCGGTATCCAAGGCAGGAGCTGTTGGCTTGGTGCGGACGgccagcacctcctccaccagatccTTTGACCGGGTTAACGGGAGCCAGGCCTTGGATGGGAGCTCCAATCTGGCCATCAGCAACACTAACAGGTTTTCGACCATCAGCCTCCAGGAAGAGAGGCTGGGCCAAGACAGCGAGGCTAAGGAGCTGCTTTCCCCAGGAGCTCCACTAACCAAACAGTCCCGATCGCCCAGCTTTAACATGCAGCTCATTTCCCAGGTATAG
- the LOC132392791 gene encoding hyccin 2-like isoform X1, which produces MLDSDRGVVEDWLSQFKTVPETQISTYAATLHQNNTIVPALYKVIQDPSNELLEPVCHQLFELYRSSEVKLKRFTLQFLPELIWGYLRITSSRERHCNGCIEALLLGIYNLEIVDRDGNNKVLSFTIPSLSKPSVYHEPSSIGSMALTEGALSQHDLIRVVYSDLHPQRENFTAQNRFEVLSFLMLCYNSAVVCMPKSSYRSLCSVCSRLCISGFPRQRQKMWNETCGRVMLDPEFMVQMLTAVYHTIYNGEWEMGQEALEDLLYRAQLELYSQPLLVANAMKSSLPFDAPDISKVGRKCLQVEVTPTVPRISRTAITTASIRRHRWKRENLNAASGGEEPIHVTDADEGFSSGASSSSQPSGSKSSSLKKGPSSLLNRDRDQAEGTRKLLAARSATDNVELTPVKKHLLTTSGSPVSKAGAVGLVRTASTSSTRSFDRVNGSQALDGSSNLAISNTNRFSTISLQEERLGQDSEAKELLSPGAPLTKQSRSPSFNMQLISQV; this is translated from the exons ATGCTGGACTCTGACAGAGGGGTTGTGGAGGACTGGCTCTCCCAATTCAAG ACTGTCCCTGAAACTCAGATATCCACTTATGCAGCAACCCTCCACCAGAACAATACAATAGTGCCAGCTCTGTACAAAGTCATCCAGGACCCCAGCAATGAG TTATTGGAACCTGTCTGTCATCAGCTATTTGAGTTGTATCGGAGCTCTGAGGTGAAACTAAAGAGGTTTACACTCCAGTTTTTGCCTGAACTGATCTGGGGATATTTGCGCATCACATCAAGCAGAGAGAGACATTGCAATGGCTGCATTGAAGCTTTGCTACTTGGTATCTACAATCTG GAGATAGTGGATAGAGATGGAAACAATAAGGTCCTGTCTTTTACAATCCCGTCACTGTCCAAGCCATCAGTATATCATGAG CCTTCAAGCATAGGCTCCATGGCCCTGACTGAAGGAGCACTTAGTCAGCATGACCTAATCCGAGTGGTGTATAGTGACCTTCACCCACAGAGGGAAAACTTTACCGCACAGAACAG GTTTGAAGTGCTAAGTTTCCTTATGTTGTGCTATAATTCTGCAGTGGTCTGCATGCCTAAATCCTCCTACCGCTCCCTCTGCAGTGTGTGCTCAAG GTTATGCATTTCTGGGTTTCCACGACAAAGGCAGAAGATGTGGAATGAGACTTGTGGTCGGGTAATGCTGGATCCAGAGTTTATGGTGCAGATGTTGACAGCTGTTTATCATACCAT ATACAACGGAGAGTGGGAGATGGGCCAGGAAGCACTGGAGGACCTCTTGTACAGGGCACAGTTAGAACTGTACTCTCAACCGCTGTTG GTGGCTAATGCAATGAAGAGCTCATTGCCTTTCGACGCTCCCGACATTTCTAAAGTGGGTCGGAAGTGCCTGCAGGTAGAGGTTACACCAACAGTACCCAGGATATCCCGCACTGCCATCACCACTGCGTCCATACGAAGGCATCGCTGGAAGAGAGAAA ATCTGAATGCTGCAAGCGGAGGAGAGGAGCCCATACACGTCACTGACGCAGACGAGGGATTCTCATCGGGGGCATCTAGTAGCAGCCAGCCGAGTGGGTCCAAGAGTAGCAGTCTGAAGAAAGGCCCCAGCAGCTTATTAAACCGGGATAGAGATCAGGCGGAAGGGACTCGCAAGCTCCTGGCAGCCCGCTCTGCCACTGACAACGTGGAGCTGACTCCTGTGAAGAAGCACCTGCTGACCACAAGTGGTTCGCCGGTATCCAAGGCAGGAGCTGTTGGCTTGGTGCGGACGgccagcacctcctccaccagatccTTTGACCGGGTTAACGGGAGCCAGGCCTTGGATGGGAGCTCCAATCTGGCCATCAGCAACACTAACAGGTTTTCGACCATCAGCCTCCAGGAAGAGAGGCTGGGCCAAGACAGCGAGGCTAAGGAGCTGCTTTCCCCAGGAGCTCCACTAACCAAACAGTCCCGATCGCCCAGCTTTAACATGCAGCTCATTTCCCAGGTATAG